The following proteins are encoded in a genomic region of Cryptococcus gattii WM276 chromosome I, complete sequence:
- a CDS encoding Protein-Golgi retention-related protein, putative (Similar to TIGR gene model, INSD accession AAW42841.1) — translation MTSFFTFSSVPVEIEIKLQGEEGRRQVEVKGEKDQREQCAVYYDGESVSGQVNVRVKDGKKYQHDGIRIELIGSIELFYDRGNHYEFVSLSQELAAAGELRHAENYDFIFKNVEKQYESYAGINVRLRYYLRVSMNRVSKEKEFWVHSYRMPPEANSGIRMEVGIEDCLHIEFEYNKAKYHLKDVIVGKIYFLLVRIKIKHMELSIIRRETTGSPPNQYNESETITKFEIMDGAPVRGETIPIRLFLGGFELTPTFRDVNKKFSVRYYLNLVLIDEENRRYFKQQEITIFRIP, via the exons ATGACGTCTTTCTTCACGTTCTCCTCAGTCCCTGTCGAGATTGAGATTAAGCTACAGGGCGAAGAGGGTCGCAGGCAAGTGGAAGTCAAAGGCGAGAAGGACCAGCGGGAGCAGTGTGCTGTCTATTACGATGGTGAAAGCGTCAGCGGACAAGTAAACGTCCGGGTCAAGGATGGCAAGAAGTATCAGCATGATGGGATCAGGATCGAACTGATTGGCAGTATAG AGCTCTTTTATGATAGAGGAAATCATTACGAATTCGTATCCCTCTCTCAAGAGCTAGCCGCTGCCGGAGAGCTTCGTCATGCTGAAAACTACGACTTCATCTTTAAGAATGTGGAGAAACAGTACGAGTCGTATGCAGGTATAAACGTCCGATTACG ATATTATCTACGAGTGTCAATGAATCGTGTCAGTAAGGAGAAAGAGTTTTGGGTGCACTCATACCGGATGCCCCCAGAAGCCAATTCTGGTATTCGCATGGAAGTCGGGATCGAGGACTGCCTTCATATTGAGTTTGAGTATAACAAAGCCAA ATATCATCTCAAAGATGTTATTGTCGGGAAAATATATTTCCTTCTCGTTCGTATCAAGATCAAACATATGGAGTTATCTATTATCCGTCGCGAGACTACAGGCTCACCTCCAAATCAATACAATGAATCCGAAACCATTACGAAATTTGAAATCATGGATGGGGCACCAGTGCGAGGAGAAACAATCCCCATCAGGCTCTTTTTAGGCGGTTTTGAATTAACGCCCACCTTCAGGGATGTGAACAAGAAATTCTCGGTTAGATACTACCTCAATCTGGTCTTGATCGATGAAGAAAACAGAAGGTACTTCAAACAACAAGAAATCACGATTTTCAGGATACCGTAG
- a CDS encoding Myosin heavy chain, putative (Zipper protein) (Myosin II) (Non-muscle MHC) (Similar to TIGR gene model, INSD accession AAW43261.1) — translation MEIYQASDGGLYRIDAYLDSYDDIDAVYQDVSAATGIADHNVLLFLEDGRELKSDVLFDLRNQAGPSYNTGPSIKVYMYNRETFWTDAETWAMQMQEDVQLPPPLDLSNFNGIQHPFLVAHDHLSHLKSLSDTQSKALQIAYANLSQHLQPLVDEFQSFASRVEASFKTEEELIKSAKLDMALLPKLVINPALLKKKDDEGKVRTMGDYVNAKKMEQVRESCRILHVENVDRFNSLAASLDDLVSQSEAEMAAFNDRSAEIENEFADGLARLEVALGQLSQLSGSGAVDVHQDFTELDQAMRDDLVALTAVKNEFTFDIHLHLRQVAHFQSQIHELIEPLRKFDADLLASKDRSAFPHLYRLHQIPFAYAAAVSEIVRRRDFGQMLTEWTKRLRGTLNNFTQVEAKRREQVNKESLSQLPFSVPILSESQAPKVEVTLVTGIEALGNKTFGYEEVEKLASWLEQMRNDPEIIADMEDGDAERLHAMQTSIEGLIMRFDTTADELDRMVEQGVFHPKSQTRSASNSRTMLHLSSQLHTVNKDKTEYEKRLQELEESHRNHLQSLNEQHERREQALQMRQGELQEELARLRTDLSEEMSARQALTAELEEKTREQEDWRRDHEDQMEMVAGLQAEFTQEKDRATDLGMRLQEALLDVDGLKSAEQTLITQLQELQEERKKALESENEAQAMVKNLESQLAGIKAELEAVTGQLTKAQEDRERALRSQSAEAEKLMRDRIAEADGDRAVLEHQHLTLTRELDNLKLETEKKLAAAQNTAIRQVDGLKAELSLTKAQMRELQRKELTLTDELAVARDTMRVLSQEKGHGAEHAREAVSLVTKYYEVCQRLLHAISTSTTISGSAAQPRSRTPQPLNQPPSKHHISQNPAASTSLSASGKDEMHESVSLVAAQDFDLAEFTEAVTKTIGLVKKWSKSCRQYRDQARNKISFTNFAKGDLVSIVIQTCGKMEAMECADLIQALFLPTRNTASRSWAAFNSECQMLPLNIVADRNCSFGAS, via the exons ATGGAGATATATCAAGCATCAGATGGCGGCCTGTACAGGATAGATGCTTATCTTGATTCCTACGATGA CATCGATGCTGTATATCAAGACGTATCAGCTGCAACAGGCATAGCCGATCACAACGTCTTACTCTTCCTGGAAGATGGTAGAGAACTCAAGAGTGATGTCTTGTTTGACCTTAGAAATCAGGCTGGACCCAGCTATAATACT GGTCCATCGATCAAGGTGTATATGTATAACAGAGAGACTTTTTGGACAGATGCAGAGACATGGGCGATGCAGATGCAAGAGGATGTGCAGTTGCCTCCTCCTTTGGACC TGTCCAACTTCAACGGGATTCAACATCCTTTTCTTGTAGCTCATGACCATTTGTCGCACCTGAAATCTCTATCCGATACCCAATCTAAAGCACTGCAAATCGCTTATGCCAACTTGTCACAGCACCTCCAACCTCTCGTGGACGAATTTCAGTCATTCGCCTCCAGAGTGGAGGCAAGCTTCaaaacagaagaagaactgATAAAGAGTGCAAAATTAGATATGGCTTTACTACCAAAGCTTGTGATTAACCCAGCGCTTTTGAAGAaaaaggatgatgagggaAAGGTTAGGACGATGGGCGATTATGTGAATGCGAAAAAGATGGAGCAAGTGAGGGAGAGCTGTCGGATCCTACATG TGGAAAATGTGGATAGATTCAATTCCCTTGCTGCTAGCTTAGATGACCTTGTCTCACAATCTGAAGCCGAAATGGCGGCATTCAACGACAGGTCGGCTGAAATTGAAAACGAGTTTGCCGATGGATTAGCTAGACTTGAAGTGGCACTTGGTCAACTATCACAACTCTCGGGAAGCGGTGCCGTCGATGTTCACCAAG ATTTCACGGAACTCGATCAAGCCATGCGGGATGACCTTGTCGCGCTGACAGCAGTCAAG AACGAGTTCACATTCGACATTCATCTCCATCTACGCCAAGTCGCTCACTTTCAATCCCAGATTCATGAACTAATTGAACCCCTCCGTAAATTCGACGCTGATCTTCTGGCCTCCAAGGATCGGTCGGCCTTCCCCCACCTCTACCGTTTACACCAGATCCCCTTTGCATACGCCGCTGCCGTTTCGGAAATTGTGCGGCGTAGAGATTTCGGGCAAATGTTGACGGAATGGACCAAGAGGTTAAGAGGGACTCTGAATAATTTTACGCAGGTAGAGGCAAAACGGAGGGAACAGGTAAACAAGGAGTCACTGTCTCAGCTGCCATTCAGTGTGCCTATATTAAGTGAATCACAAGCGCCAAAAGTAGAAGTGACACTAGTCACGGGGATAGAAGCGTTAGGCAATAAGACTTTCGGGTATGAGGAAGTCGAGA AACTGGCCTCATGGCTAGAGCAAATGAGGAATGATCCTGAGATCATCGCTGACATGGAAGATGGGGACGCGGAGAGACTTCATGCAATGCAAACTAGTATCGAAGGACTCATTATGAGGTTCGACACCACTGCCGATGAACTTGACAGGATGGTGGAGCAAGGAG TGTTTCATCCTAAGAGCCAAACTCGTTCTGCAAGCAACTCTCGTACAATGCTGCATTTATCTTCTCAGCTACACACTGTAAATAAAGACAAAACTGAATACGAAAAGCGCCTTCAAGAGCTTGAGGAGTCTCATCGAAATCATCTTCAGTCGTTGAATGAGCAGCATGAAAGGCGCGAACAGGCACTCCAAATGAGACAAGGCGAGCTTCAAGAGGAACTTGCCCGTTTACGTACGGATTTAAGTGAGGAAATGTCGGCCAGGCAAGCGCTCACGGCAGAGCTGGAGGAAAAGACCAGGGAGCAAGAGGATTGGCGCAGAGATCATGAGGACCAAATGGAGATGGTGGCTGGATTACAAGCCGAGTTCACACAAGAAAAGGATCGGGCGACAGATCTCGGGATGAGACTACAGGAAGCTCTACTGGATGTTGATGGCTTGAAGAGTGCCGAGCAAACATTGATCACTCAACTGCAGGAGCTTCAGGAGGAACGTAAAAAAGCCCTGGAGAGTGAGAATGAAGCGCAGGCGATGGTGAAGAATCTTGAGTCACAACTGGCAGGCATAAAAGCCGAGCTTGAGGCAGTGACGGGTCAACTGACCAAAGCACAAGAGGATAGAGAAAGGGCACTCAGAAGTCAATCAGCAGAAGCTGAAAAGCTCATGCGCGATCGAATCGCGGAAGCTGATGGTGACCGGGCAGTTCTCGAACATCAACACCTCACTCTCACTAGAGAGCTTGACAATCTCAAGCTTGAAACGGAGAAGAAATTAGCGGCTGCACAGAATACAGCCATTCGCCAAGTGGACGGGCTGAAGGCTGAGTTATCTCTCACGAAAGCACAAATGAGAGAATTGCAGCGCAAGGAATTGACGTTAACCGATGAGTTGGCAGTTGCCAGAGATACCATGAGAGTGTTAAGCCAGGAGAAGGGGCATGGAGCGGAACATGCACGAGAGGCAGTTAGTTTGGTAACAAAGTACTACGAGGTGTGTCAGAGGTTGCTGCATGCGATCAGTACCTCTACAACTATATCCGGCTCAGCAGCGCAGCCTCGGTCCCGCACCCCCCAGCCTCTCAACCAACCTCCGTCCAAGCATCATATCAGCCAAAACCCTGCCGCGTCCACTTCACTTTCGGCATCAGGCAAAGATGAGATGCACGAAAGCGTGAGCTTGGTTGCTGCTCAAGATTTTGATCTTGCGGAATTTACGGAAGCTGTCACAAAGACAATTGGCTTAGTGAAGAAATGGTCGAAAAGCTGCAGGCAGTATAGAGATCAGGCGAGGAATAAGATTTCGTTCACGAATTTTGCAAAAGGAGATTTGGTGAGTATTGTTATCCAGACATGTGGTAAAATGGAAGCAATGGAGTGTGCTGACTTAATTCAGGCCCTGTTTTTGCCCACAAGGAATACAGCCTCGAGATCCTGGGCGGCATTTAATAGTGAATGCCAGATGCTCCCATTGAATATCGTAGCTGACAGGAATTGTAGTTTCGGCGCCTCATAA
- a CDS encoding Endoplasmic reticulum protein, putative (Similar to TIGR gene model, INSD accession AAW43264.1) → MPHQSIFEVILLCVAGYVLARAGVTDKATQRKLNVINVSLFTPALLFSKVAYSLTPAKLKELWIIPLGFVLISGLSALVAWLLAKVFRLSRSQTAFAICASMFQNSNSLPIALIQALVTTVPGLKWGSDDSKDQMLGRALTYLVLYSTLGMMLRWSWGVKLLSNADDEVDQTQHGHGVVGHIGLVQSPGHIEENGHDGRSPFFPSEDDQGSWRRDSSLGVTPTMIRDPSSSLTTPFVVPGLAHSMHPPRRQSTTGVSMRSHSVTSAARRPRHLSRTESGREFWGLPEAPRHHGIELIEEDSSDEEGEDEEWGNYAQPNLRLRGSPPSTKFQAYWRGFQKRAASVGKSLNAFMTVPMYAALLSIFIAMVQPLQREMAKFKPLEQAIKGAGQCSIPVTLVVLGAFFYSPPPAHPPFSGLHLGDTPARPSNFFERKFRAIAGLRPSDHKAYPRENRTVFVAVISRMIIVPLLMMPLLALMAKYDFFEAAADPVFVLCAVLLVSSPPALTLAQITQAASGDAFERLISKTISWSYAVLTPPLTLIYVVIGLVFGRL, encoded by the exons ATGCCGCATCAGTCTATCTTTGAAGTCATTCTGTTATGTGTTGCGGGTTATGTACTTGCCCGCGCTGGGGTAACAGATAAAGCAACCCAGCGAAAGCTGAATGTCATCAACGTCTCCCTGTTCACCCCAGCTTTGTTGTTCTCAAAA GTGGCTTACTCTCTTACACCGGCAAAGCTGAAAGAATTATGGATCATCCCACTTGG TTTCGTCCTCATTAGTGGTCTTTCAGCCTTAGTAGCCTGGTTGCTTGCTAAGGTGTTCCGGCTTTCCAGATCGCAGAC GGCTTTTGCCATTTGTGCCTCAATGTTTCAAAATAGTAACTCTTTGCCAATCGCCTTGATCCAG GCTTTGGTGACTACTGTTCCCGGCCTAAAATGGGGATCCGACGACTCTAAAGATCAGATGTTGGGTCGAGCCCTCACCTATCTCGTTCTGTACTCCACGCTCGGCATGATGCTACGATGGTCATGGGGTGTTAAACTTCTCTCTAATGCcgacgatgaggttgacCAGACTCAACATGGTCACGGCGTAGTCGGCCACATTGGGCTTGTACAATCACCTGGACACATTGAAGAGAATGGACATGATGGCAGGTCGcctttctttccttctgAAGACGACCAGGGGTCGTGGAGACGTGACAGTTCACTCGGCGTAACACCGACTATGATTCGTGatccctcctcttccctaACTACTCCGTTCGTTGTTCCTGGATTGGCACACTCTATGCATCCGCCCCGAAGACAGTCAACTACCGGAGTAAGTATGAGAAGTCATTCGGTCACGAGTGCGGCTAGGAGACCGAGACATCTAAGCAGGACTGAGAGTGGGCGGGAGTTTTGGGGACTGCCTGAAGCACCGAGACATCATGGGATCGAACTGATAGAGGAAGATAGCAGTGAtgaggagggggaggacGAGGAATGG GGGAATTACGCACAGCCTAATCTTCGCCTTCGCGGCAGTCCTCCTTCCACAAAGTTTCAAGCTTATTGGCGTGGATTCCAAAAGAGGGCAGCGTCTGTTGGCAAGAGCCTGAACGCGTTCATGACTGTCCCCATGTATGCCGCGCTGCTGTCAATCTTCATTGCGATGGTACAGCCTTTGCAGCGGGAAATGGCCAAGTTTAAACCGCTAGAACAGGCGATCAAGGGTGCTGGACAATGTTCAA TCCCGGTCACTTTAGTGGTCTTAGGCGCTTTCTTCTACAGCCCGCCTCCTGCCCATCCTCCTTTCTCTGGTCTTCACCTCGGCGATACTCCAGCCCGACCATCAAACTTTTTCGAGCGCAAGTTTCGTGCCATCGCTGGCTTACGACCCTCTGATCATAAGGCCTATCCCCGAGAAAATCGAACCGTTTTTGTCGCGGTGATCAGTCGAATGATTATTGTGCCATTGCTAATGATGCCGCTTTTGGCGTTGATGGCCAAGTATGACTTCTTCGAAGCTGCTGCAGATCCAGTTTTTGTGCTTTGTGCCGTGCTATTGGTTTCTTCT CCTCCGGCTCTGACGTTGGCACAGATCACTCAAGCGGCATCGGGTGATGCGTTTGAAAGGTTGATATCCAAGACGATCAGCTGGTCATATGCTGTTCTAACACCGCC CTTGACACTTATCTATGTTGTTATCGGACTGGTTTTCGGGAGATTGTAA
- a CDS encoding Hypothetical protein (Similar to TIGR gene model, INSD accession AAW42842.1; CND05350), producing the protein MTDSNQGHRGFPDTTVRVESKEGLSLVKAAYMRQMDVMYQWPNSLNPWQAGAIKSIFSNTALYDPGHPLHPGKEGITLYLGYDKTNRPRLLFSLKQVEYIQYYINAMRLSTPSWVEYYQRRAELIADGGQESLAEFEEMEEPSYEDGKDDWIPIPDMVLPAELFIKIEEIYVQSHFHLGKINKQLEKDSKIAERHERNGMPLPVFDSKRFDDILSLPVPDPNADPEQEKEKEKSRQIQDEKGKEKVAVKLRAQKEQEEKRMQEEADWKEQEERVRKHREEMEREQRVERERDLMEEALEKAAEFVDGETNDPSVNFVDEGERQDHEQVSARYHNACQRALIISMYGGWKYFDSEENGPQQEEDVDGVIEEEEKKINKLEKPSHLGRTVFVALNVTRWEKDPKVVLEVGWSAIFWQEDEWYGPPDALHTKPEFEEMRDYGHIIVQDHMLDKHNGETRPDYRDKYCYGDSIPVPKNELKQTLKAKLQDIWRKGGKGPIFIVTHTPKGEEHDFSDVGLDISTADPDLHPDTQEILPDEDPNASNAVYMVNTATLFGAIEGVDPSYLPPSPSNPHPLVIAGRSEKDLQRTALTVFGNSDERRKPTFVGNAGNDAFYTLQILLALLFGSTLDELKAAYQEDSINPNFFKSSADPTRPDKVEEDTVEFVRARPSRPPGLIGYIEVDREDMLPDDERIIYDDPDWVEEEDVIGMHYEDDEGNLLPLPHGPEQVGDEERRTNILDPVDV; encoded by the exons ATGACGGATAGCAATCAAGGACACAGGGGTTTCCCCGATACCACTGTGAGAGTCGAGTCCAAAGAGGGTTTGTCGCTTGTCAAGGCCGCCTACATGAGGCAAATGGATGTCATGTATCAGTGGCCCAACAGTCTGAATCCTTGGCAG GCTGGTGCCATCAAGTCCATTTTTTCCAATACCGCCCTTTATGACCCTGGACACCCTCTGCATCCCGGTAAAGAAGGCATTACGTTATACCTCG GTTACGATAAGACCAACCGTCCCCGGCTTCTGTTCAGCCTCAAACAAGTCGAATACATTCAATACTATATCAACGCCATGCGTCTGAGTACTCCTTCCTGGGTTGAATATTATCAACGACGTGCGGAACTTATTGCCGATGGAGGTCAAGAATCACTGGCTGAATTTGAAGAAATGGAGGAACCAAGTTACGAAGATGGGAAGGATGATTGGATACCGATTCCGGATATGGTTTTGCCTGCTGAATTGTTCATCAAAATT GAAGAAATCTATGTCCAAAGCCATTTTCACCTCGGAAAAATCAACAAGCAGCTTGAGAAGGATTCCAAAATTGCTGAAAGGCATGAACGAAACGGCATGCCGCTCCCGGTCTTTGACTCCAAACGCTTTGATGATATTCTGAGCTTGCCCGTTCCTGATCCGAATGCCGACCCCGAAcaggagaaagagaaggagaagagcAGGCAGATACAGGATGAAAAAGGCAAGGAAAAAGTGGCAGTGAAACTCCGAGCGCAGAAAGAGcaagaggaaaaaagaatgcaggaagaagcagattggaaagaacaagaagagcGAGTGAGAAAGCACCGCGAAGAGATGGAACGGGAGCAAAGGGTTGAGCGAGAGAGAGATCTGATGGAAGAGGCATTAGAAAAAGCTGCCGAGTTCGTGGATGGCGAAACGAACGATCCTTCTGTCAACTTTGTAGACGAAGGCGAACGACAGGATCACGAACAGGTTTCTGCTCGGTACCACAATGCTTGTCAACGAGCCCTTATCATCTCTATGTATGGCGGATGGAAATATTTCGATTCCGAGGAAAATGGTCCTCAGCAAGAGGAGGATGTGGATGGCGTaatagaagaagaagaaaagaagataAACAAGTTGGAAAAGCCCTCGCACCTTGGGCGAACAGTTTTTGTGGCCCTGAACGTGACAAGATGGGAGAAGGATCCCAAAGTAGTACTTGAAGTTGGATGGTCAGCTATTTTCTGGCAGGAGGATGAATGGTATGGTCCTCCAGATGCGCTTCATACAAAGCCAGAGTTTGAAGAAATGAGAGACTATGGCCATATCAT TGTGCAAGACCACATGCTGGACAAGCACAACGGAGAGACACGACCCGATTACCGTGACAAATATTGTTATGGGGATTCAATTCCAGTACCTAAGAATGAATTGAAGCAGACCCTCAAGGCGAAGCTTCAAGATATCTGGAGAAAGGGTGGAAAAGGGCCCATCT TCATAGTCACACATACCCCCAAAGGCGAGGAACATGATTTTTCTGATGTAGGCTTAGACATTAGCACAGCCGATCCTGATCTTCATCCGGATACCCAAGAAATTTTACCTGACGAGGATCCCAATGCCTCCAACGCAGTCTACATGGTC AACACCGCAACTCTCTTCGGTGCTATTGAAGGGGTGGATCCTTCCTACCTGCCACCCTCACCTTCCAATCCTCATCCTCTGGTCATCGCAGGGCGCTCGGAGAAGGATCTTCAACGCACTGCGCTGACTGTGTTCGGCAATAGTGATGAACGTAGAAAGCCGACTTTTGTCGGTAATGCCGGCAATGATGCTTTT TACACTCTTCAAATTTTACTCGCCCTTCTCTTCGGTTCAACACTTGATGAATTGAAAGCAGCGTACCAAGAAGATAGCATCAACCCGAATTTCTTCAAGTCTTCTGCAGACCCTACTCGGCCCGATAAAGTAGAAGAAGATACGGTGGAATTTGTTAGAGCCAGGCCTTCCAGACCACCAGGATTGATAGGCTACATTGAGGTGGATAGGGAGGACATGCTACCAGATGACGAGAGGATCATCTACGACGACCCCGACTGGgtagaggaagaagatgttATAGGTATGCATtatgaggatgatgaaggaaACCTCTTGCCGCTACCTCATGGTCCGGAACAGGTAGGTgacgaggaaagaaggacaaATATTCTAGATCCTGTAGATGTTTAA
- a CDS encoding Translation initiation factor 5a (eIF-5a), putative (Similar to TIGR gene model, INSD accession AAW42840.1), producing MAEEEHHETFEATGAGASKTFPMQCSALRKNGHVVIKGRPCKIVDMSTSKTGKHGHAKVHLVAIDIFTGKKLEDISPSTHNMDVPNVRRQEFQLLDIQDGFLNLMDSDGGSKDDVKVPETEIGQQITADFEAGKDLMVTIISAMDEEQAISYKEAPSN from the exons ATGGCTGAGGAGGAGCACCACGAGACTTTCGAGGCCACCGGTGCCGGGGCTTCCAAGACCTTCCC TATGCAGTGTTCCGCTCTCAGGAAGAACGGTCACGTTGTCATCAAGGGCAGGCCTTGCAAGATCGTTGACATGTCCACTTCCAAGACTGGTAAGCACGGTCACGCCAAGGTCCACCTTGTCGCCATCGAC ATCTTCACCGGCAAGAAGCTTGAAGACATTTCTCCCTCCACCCACAACATGGACGTCCCCAACGTCAGGAGGCAGGAATTCCAACTCCTTGACATCCAGGACGGTTTCCTCAACTTGATGGACTCTGACGGTGGTTCCAAGGACGACGTCAAGGTCCCCGAGACCGAGATTGGTCAACAGATCACTGCTGACTTTGAGGCTGGCAAGGACCTCATGGTCACCATCATCTCCGCCATGG ACGAGGAGCAGGCCATCTCCTACAAGGAGGCTCCATCCAACTAA